The Infirmifilum lucidum DNA segment AACCCCGTAAGTGTTACCCGCTGCCTCGTAAGCTCCCGCAGGGTAGTGGGACGCCCTCCTATACTCGCCCAGGAATATCTCCTGATCCCAGGGGGAGTTGGGATCCCTCACATACGTCACGGACACAGGGTAGGGGAAGCCGGGCTCCGGGATCACCCTCTGCTCAATTTTGGGCTTTGTGCCCGAGAACATGTACCAGGCTAGCCAGGCCACCATGCGCGTCACTTTGGGCTCCGGCTTGAGCTTCTCCAGTTCTCTTTCCAGCTTCAGCATGTAGGCGTGGCCCATGGCGTAGCCCCACTCGAACAGCCTGAGGGCAGTTGCAGGGTACCCATACTTCTCGAGCATCTCTGTTACGGCCATGAGGTACACGCGGTTCAAAGTGTAGGTGTCGACAGTCGCCGAGCCAAAAGCCTTCCGTAGCCTTACCGCTACCTTAGCGAGGCTCTCAGCCACGCTTGTATACTCGCTTTCTGGGGATAAAAAGGTATCACTCGTCTAAGCCGAGCTCTCGGTGTAATAAGTGCAGCGAGACGCTACCCCCTCGCCCGGGAAGTACGGGTCGCCGTAGCCTAGTAGGAGCTGAATCGACTTCACTGGAGCACTGGCCAGAACCTTGGACGTCAAGGCTAGCGGCAGTTCCCGCGCTAGCTGCCTGACGAGCTCTGGGTAGGGTTTACGCGCGAACACGAGGTCGCCGAGCAACTTGGCCAGCTTCTGATCCTCCCGGGCCCGCAGTATGTACTCGTCGAAGAGCCGCGGCGACGAGAAGAACATGTCCCTGAGAATTCTCCCGTATTTCAGCTCTTCGCCTATCTCTGGGTGCGTCTCCACGCGGCGTTGGTAGCTCCTGAAGTTCTTGAGGAGCTCGCCTGTTTCTAGGGCCTTTGTGACAGCCTCAGCGGCGAGCTCCCCAGTCTTCATGGCCATCCAGATACCCTCCCCTGTGAGCGTGTTGACGAAGCCCCCAGCGTCTCCCACGAGTAGCACGCGCCTCGAGTAGAGCCTCCTCAGCATGCCGTTATAGGGTATATACCTGCTCTTAACGCTCTCGCCGCCGAGTTTTATCTTCCTCGAGGCAATAGGGTTGTTCTTCATGAAGTCGTAGAGGGCCTTGTCGGGTGGCACCGTGTAGTTCTTCCTCAAGGTGCCTATGCCGACGTTAAGGTGGTCGTAGTGCCTGAAGATCCAGGCATAGCCCTCACCCATGAACCCGAGGTAGAACTCCAGCTCGTGCTCGCCGCTCCCAGGTCTCGAAGCCGGGACGTAGGCTACGGGGCAGAAGGCGTTGTCCCGCAACCAGTTAGCCGGCTGGAGGCCCAGGGATCTGGCTACGACCGAGTACACGCCGTCTGCACCTATGGCGACACTCCCCTCCACCACTTCGCCGCTCTTCGTGAAGACTCTAACCTTGGAATCCTCCTCTACTACACCGGTAACCGTGACGCCCTCACGGAGCTCGGCGCCCGCATTAACAGCTGCCCTGACCAGGGAGTGGTCGAACGCTGTCCTTGGTATGAGGTAGCCCTCAAGATCCGATGCACTAACCTCGACGGTGTACCCTGACGGCGAGACGAAGAGGCTTATGTTTGCTCTAACTCTGTATTCTTCTGGAACATCTACGAGCCCGCGGTAGTCGCGGAAAACTCTCCACCCAATCCCTCCCCCACACACCTTGAGCCTGGGGAACCTAGCAGAGTCGAGCGCTAGGACTTTGAACCCCTTCTCTGCCAGAATCCTGGCCGCGCTGCTCCCGGAGGGGCCAGCGCCGACTACAATAGCGTCGTACATGCCACCAGCAAACTTCATTCAGAGCTATTTAGCATTTTCGGAAGAGTAGAGCTGCCGGGGTTTACCCTATCAGGAACTAGCTTTAAGGACTATTTTCCCGCAGTTCTTCCAGTTGACCTCAGAGAGTATTTCTACTACCCGTCTAACGGCCTGAACTACCCTATCCCGTAGAATCCCCGGGACACCGCCGCCAACGACGAGTGCAAGCCTTGTTTCAGGCAACACGCAGGTTAGCCTGCTGTCCCGGTGCGGGTAGAGGTGCATGACTAGACCCCGGGAGTCTACTAGTATTGGGAGCCCTGGAGGCAGTAGCTCTTCTCTGCCTCCAAGCGGTGAGAACACCTCGCCCCCCTTTGAGAGAGTCAGGAGCAGGGGCGGGGCGGCTTTCTCGAGGTCGTATATGCCTATGGGGACAAGAGTCTCTATGGAGGCGACGTTGCCCGCGTCAACCAGTGCGTTTATCCTCGGGTACTCTCCCCTCAGAACACGCCTGACGAGTGCCTCGCTGGAGGGCCTCGTCTTCGTCGGGTCAATCCCTATGCGCCAGTAGAAGTCCCTGTACGCCCTCACTTCCGGGACGCTTGGGAGGCTCTCTATCCTGTACTTATTCCTGACTTCGCTGACTGCCCTTTCGATTATCTTCGGAGGGATTTCTGCATACGAGCCATCTAGCCATAGAACCGTGTACGCTATCTCGACGCCGAGTTCATAGATGTGCTGGTCGACCCTCACGAGCTCTTCGAGCTCACCGCAATAGGACATCCTAGTCGTGTCTACCCCGGAGGGTTATATTGTTTTGCTCTGAACACTGCTCAATTTTAGGCGGATCCTGCAGAAGCTACAAACTTCTGAGCTCGCGGGCTCTCCGCAGACTCTACACTCACGCAGAGTGCCCGGCTCGTAGAGATCCGGTATCTTAGCGATGCCCCGCACGAGCTGTACTCTGAAGCCGGGGTGCTTCTCCTCCACGCTAAGCACAAAGGACTTGAGGGGCTCACTCATCCAGTCGCCCTTTAGGGGGGCCAGGGGGCACTTCTCCCTCGTGAACAGTAGCCCAAGCGACTCAGCTATGGCAAGCGTCTCCTCGCCTGTCACCTCGAAAAGGGGGCGTATCCTGGGGAGGAGCTTG contains these protein-coding regions:
- a CDS encoding geranylgeranyl reductase family protein is translated as MYDAIVVGAGPSGSSAARILAEKGFKVLALDSARFPRLKVCGGGIGWRVFRDYRGLVDVPEEYRVRANISLFVSPSGYTVEVSASDLEGYLIPRTAFDHSLVRAAVNAGAELREGVTVTGVVEEDSKVRVFTKSGEVVEGSVAIGADGVYSVVARSLGLQPANWLRDNAFCPVAYVPASRPGSGEHELEFYLGFMGEGYAWIFRHYDHLNVGIGTLRKNYTVPPDKALYDFMKNNPIASRKIKLGGESVKSRYIPYNGMLRRLYSRRVLLVGDAGGFVNTLTGEGIWMAMKTGELAAEAVTKALETGELLKNFRSYQRRVETHPEIGEELKYGRILRDMFFSSPRLFDEYILRAREDQKLAKLLGDLVFARKPYPELVRQLARELPLALTSKVLASAPVKSIQLLLGYGDPYFPGEGVASRCTYYTESSA
- a CDS encoding B3/B4 domain-containing protein, with product MSYCGELEELVRVDQHIYELGVEIAYTVLWLDGSYAEIPPKIIERAVSEVRNKYRIESLPSVPEVRAYRDFYWRIGIDPTKTRPSSEALVRRVLRGEYPRINALVDAGNVASIETLVPIGIYDLEKAAPPLLLTLSKGGEVFSPLGGREELLPPGLPILVDSRGLVMHLYPHRDSRLTCVLPETRLALVVGGGVPGILRDRVVQAVRRVVEILSEVNWKNCGKIVLKASS